TATTTCCACCTAATGCTTGTATCTTCTTATCTATGTCTACATATCCTCTTTGTATATGATATATATCTCCTATTTCAGTTACTCCTTCAGCTATAAGTCCACATAAAATTAACGCAGCTCCAGCTCTTAAATCTGTTGCTTTTACTGTTGATCCATGTAATTGATCTACACCTGAAACAATAGCACTTCTACCTTCTATTTTTATATTAGCTCCCATTCTGTTGAACTCTGCAACGTGCATAAATCTATTTTCAAATACAGTTTCTATAACTACTCCCGTTCCATTTGCTACAGTAGCCATAGCCATAAATTGAGCTTGAACATCTGTTGGGAACCCTGGGTGTGGTAATGTCTTGATATCTATTGGCTTTAATACCTCAGGTCCTTTAACTCTCACAGAATTATCCATATCTATTATTTCACATCCAGCCTCTTTTAATTTAGCTACAACAGGCTTTAAATGTTCCATAATTACATTGTCTATAGTTATATCTCCTTTTGTCATAGCTGCTGCAACCATATATGTAGCTGCTTCTATTCTATCTGGTATAACTGTATGTTCAGCACCTTTAAGTGACTTAACTCCTTTTATTCTTATTGTGTTAGTTCCTGCCCCTTTTACGTCAGCTCCCATTTCATTTAAGAAGTTTGCTAAATCAACTATTTCTGGTTCTTCTGCAGCA
The nucleotide sequence above comes from Paraclostridium bifermentans. Encoded proteins:
- the murA gene encoding UDP-N-acetylglucosamine 1-carboxyvinyltransferase; protein product: MAKILVKKSNPLVGSVKIDGAKNAVLPIIAATLLADGKSVLKGVPNLKDVHVISDLLRHLGAEVEYKDCTLTVDASNIKTCEAPYELVRKMRASFLVMGPLLARFNHTKISMPGGCAIGTRPIDLHLKGFKALGANVIIDHGFVEANTEKLVGSKLYLDFPSVGATENIMMAAALAEGTTIVENAAEEPEIVDLANFLNEMGADVKGAGTNTIRIKGVKSLKGAEHTVIPDRIEAATYMVAAAMTKGDITIDNVIMEHLKPVVAKLKEAGCEIIDMDNSVRVKGPEVLKPIDIKTLPHPGFPTDVQAQFMAMATVANGTGVVIETVFENRFMHVAEFNRMGANIKIEGRSAIVSGVDQLHGSTVKATDLRAGAALILCGLIAEGVTEIGDIYHIQRGYVDIDKKIQALGGNIEIIED